One window of the Staphylococcus equorum genome contains the following:
- a CDS encoding beta-glucosidase, with the protein MKNNEIIKNLSLEEKIKIVTGHAFWYTYDLEDKGLNALLLTDGPSGVRKQEEGADALGLNQSIKTISFPSLALIASSFDKNLLRQYGEYLGQIAKSEKVNVLLGPGINIKRNPLAGRNFEYMSEDPLVAGKLATAYINGLQSQGIGSSVKHFAANNRENQRFTNSSNIDERTLREIYLSAFETVVKYAQPATIMSSYNAINHVPVSENKWLLTDVLRNEWGYQGVVVSDWSAIKHRSNSLKAGLNLEMPGKGQSTLTEVTNAVKNGELDEHILDISVDRVLTLIKQHQIKDEAQSYDKASYHDFSRVLASKSIILLKNENNNLPINSSSLGLIGELAAKPRIQGGGSSKVNPYNIVTPLEAFNKHQVEYAQGYYISNHEVDQKLQQEAVKVAQQNDQVILFLGYPESYETEGFDKNALALPDNQLTLLDVVTRENQNVTVVLQNGGTVLMPWAHKVKSIVETYLSGEAVGEAIKDVLTGKQNPAGKLTETVPKRLEDVPSYLTFNQSKAEEDYREGIYVGYRYYDTKHIKTQFPFGHGLSYTTFEYSNIKIAPQENSLKINLDIKNTGKIFGEEVIQVYIGNRASDIDMPLKELRDFERIALDANESKIITFDIPYKALRWFNNNTRQWQIDDGEYVVYVGSSVEDIRLEQSITLDITNQTKSYWIHEDTYVYELVLRKNEIKQSLKQYQLDELIGKVTEDPELAPLFENLPLRSLIMLDMDIATVHDFINAANEELKHK; encoded by the coding sequence ATGAAAAACAATGAAATAATTAAAAATTTATCGTTAGAAGAAAAAATTAAAATTGTAACTGGCCATGCATTTTGGTATACGTATGACCTAGAAGATAAAGGATTAAATGCACTACTACTAACTGATGGTCCTTCTGGGGTAAGAAAGCAAGAAGAGGGAGCTGATGCTTTAGGCTTAAATCAAAGCATAAAAACTATTAGTTTTCCAAGTTTAGCACTAATTGCTAGTTCATTTGATAAAAATTTGCTACGTCAATATGGTGAATATTTAGGACAAATAGCAAAAAGTGAAAAAGTTAATGTGTTGTTAGGTCCTGGTATAAATATTAAAAGAAACCCTTTGGCTGGTAGGAATTTTGAATACATGTCTGAAGATCCTTTAGTAGCTGGTAAGCTTGCAACAGCTTATATTAATGGTTTACAGTCTCAGGGTATTGGATCAAGTGTAAAACACTTTGCCGCTAATAATAGAGAGAATCAACGATTTACCAATTCTTCTAATATAGATGAACGAACACTGAGAGAAATTTATCTTAGTGCATTTGAAACAGTTGTAAAATATGCTCAACCAGCTACGATTATGAGTTCTTATAATGCTATTAACCATGTTCCTGTTTCTGAGAATAAATGGCTACTTACAGATGTGCTGAGAAATGAATGGGGATATCAAGGTGTCGTTGTCTCTGACTGGTCGGCGATAAAACATCGTTCCAATTCATTAAAAGCAGGGCTGAATTTAGAAATGCCTGGTAAGGGACAAAGCACATTGACTGAAGTAACAAATGCTGTAAAAAATGGCGAATTGGACGAGCATATACTAGATATCTCAGTGGATCGTGTTTTAACGTTAATTAAACAACATCAAATCAAAGATGAAGCGCAGTCTTATGACAAAGCGAGTTACCATGATTTCTCAAGAGTACTAGCAAGTAAAAGTATTATTTTATTAAAAAATGAAAACAATAACCTACCAATAAATTCATCATCATTAGGCTTGATTGGTGAACTTGCAGCTAAACCAAGAATTCAAGGTGGCGGTTCTTCTAAAGTTAATCCATATAACATTGTAACGCCATTGGAAGCTTTTAATAAACATCAAGTTGAATATGCTCAGGGTTATTACATTAGTAATCATGAAGTAGATCAAAAGCTTCAACAAGAAGCAGTAAAAGTAGCGCAACAAAACGACCAAGTAATATTATTTTTAGGCTATCCTGAAAGTTATGAAACTGAAGGATTCGATAAAAATGCTTTAGCATTACCAGACAATCAATTAACATTATTAGATGTAGTAACGAGAGAGAATCAAAATGTAACTGTTGTTTTACAAAATGGTGGGACAGTACTTATGCCTTGGGCACATAAAGTGAAATCTATTGTTGAAACCTATTTATCAGGTGAAGCAGTAGGAGAAGCAATCAAAGATGTCTTAACTGGTAAACAAAATCCAGCAGGTAAATTAACAGAAACTGTTCCAAAACGACTTGAAGACGTTCCCTCGTATTTAACATTTAATCAAAGTAAAGCAGAAGAAGATTACAGAGAAGGCATATATGTAGGTTATAGATATTACGATACAAAACATATCAAAACGCAATTTCCATTTGGCCATGGTTTAAGTTATACAACCTTTGAGTATTCTAATATCAAAATTGCTCCTCAAGAAAATAGCTTGAAAATTAATCTGGATATCAAAAATACTGGGAAAATATTTGGGGAAGAAGTTATACAAGTTTATATTGGAAATCGTGCAAGTGATATAGATATGCCACTCAAAGAACTTAGAGATTTTGAACGTATTGCTTTAGATGCAAACGAATCAAAAATAATTACGTTTGATATACCTTATAAAGCTTTGCGCTGGTTTAATAATAATACGAGACAATGGCAAATAGATGATGGAGAGTACGTAGTATATGTAGGTTCTTCAGTTGAAGATATCAGATTAGAGCAATCAATTACTTTAGATATAACTAATCAAACAAAATCGTATTGGATTCATGAAGATACTTATGTATATGAATTAGTGTTAAGAAAAAATGAAATCAAACAATCACTGAAACAATATCAATTAGACGAACTCATAGGTAAGGTAACAGAAGATCCAGAACTTGCGCCACTTTTTGAAAATTTACCATTACGTTCACTTATAATGCTCGATATGGATATAGCGACAGTACATGACTTTATCAATGCCGCAAATGAAGAATTAAAGCATAAATAA
- a CDS encoding alpha/beta hydrolase: protein MDIVRKKLSEDKKENAINSMKLLTKLPGPVLEYLIRFNLKTFRKAMENQDQKLLNYSQPIYKETYKIYGWKNLISLNIYRSDSNADGKKPLLYFIHGGAFIGGSSYVNDNFMRALADRTGYVIASVDYTLSPEAKYPEGLNDCYKGLNYLLKYASDFDIDTTQISIAGDSAGGNLAAALILKLAKEQIKIQNQILYYPLTDLVSLDKPSYKQQGAAFQGMKKLIFVCQRLYLKNKKDKHLPYVSPLRANIPTEMPNTLIMVAENDGLKSDGIEYAELLEKSGHKVSCLLYENAYHAFINDLGYSPEADDALEETIHFITN, encoded by the coding sequence GTGGATATAGTAAGAAAAAAATTAAGTGAAGATAAAAAAGAAAATGCTATAAATAGTATGAAGTTATTAACTAAACTTCCTGGCCCTGTATTAGAATATTTGATTAGATTCAATCTTAAAACTTTTAGAAAAGCTATGGAAAATCAAGATCAAAAACTATTAAATTACAGTCAACCAATTTATAAAGAAACGTATAAAATTTACGGTTGGAAAAATTTAATTTCATTAAATATATATCGAAGTGATAGTAACGCGGATGGCAAGAAACCGCTACTTTATTTTATTCATGGTGGTGCATTTATTGGTGGTTCTTCCTATGTAAATGATAATTTCATGAGAGCACTTGCTGACAGAACAGGTTACGTTATTGCGAGTGTAGATTATACCTTATCACCTGAAGCTAAATATCCAGAAGGGTTAAACGATTGCTATAAGGGCTTAAACTATTTATTGAAATACGCGAGTGATTTTGATATTGATACAACTCAAATTAGCATAGCCGGGGATAGTGCAGGTGGTAATTTAGCAGCGGCATTAATATTAAAATTAGCAAAAGAACAGATTAAAATCCAAAACCAAATTTTATATTATCCTTTGACAGATTTAGTTTCTTTAGACAAACCCAGCTATAAACAACAAGGTGCAGCTTTTCAAGGGATGAAAAAACTAATTTTCGTATGTCAGCGTTTATATTTAAAGAACAAAAAGGACAAACACTTACCTTATGTATCACCATTAAGAGCAAATATACCAACTGAAATGCCTAATACTTTAATTATGGTAGCTGAAAATGATGGGCTAAAAAGTGATGGTATAGAATACGCTGAGTTATTAGAAAAATCTGGGCATAAAGTATCATGCCTATTATATGAAAATGCTTATCACGCATTCATAAATGATCTTGGATATTCACCTGAAGCTGATGATGCACTTGAAGAAACTATTCATTTTATTACAAACTAA
- a CDS encoding helix-turn-helix domain-containing protein: protein MLQENTGMNISISKANITIKEFKFVNRENPFLPTDGLYQELFTENESIFEIPFIRSLNDIECFLCLRTTYFDLTIGPCVLEEVTNSLFYDYIKRYKVPLYLKKNLRIYFNSIPIYKKNDLISMGQLVYFLLFNKQLSPLTIKEQSLNTLILENDIDFELSIKRLNEQLHHDILLENKFNEYIKQGDIDSIKNIFKNTIDLEKVGVVMPDNLTRNDKNLAISAVAIASRSAIEGGLHYEVAYSMSDILIQKIEVEKEIDLLKSVEYIFIEFANQVKKLNSDKYSQPINLVQQYIYNHLYQLLTLDILAKHVNLSSKYLSHLFKKEVGITISAYITEKKLEEAKLWLDNSSLSISEIAHQLSFSDQSYFIKVFKRSIGLTPKQYRLKNYKT, encoded by the coding sequence ATGCTACAAGAAAATACTGGTATGAATATTTCAATAAGCAAGGCAAATATCACTATTAAAGAATTTAAGTTTGTAAATCGGGAAAACCCTTTTCTTCCCACAGATGGACTTTATCAAGAACTATTTACTGAAAATGAATCTATTTTTGAAATACCCTTCATCAGATCACTTAATGATATAGAATGTTTTTTATGTTTACGAACAACATACTTTGACTTAACTATAGGGCCTTGTGTGTTAGAAGAAGTGACTAACAGTCTTTTTTATGATTATATAAAGCGTTATAAAGTGCCACTTTATTTAAAAAAGAATTTAAGAATTTATTTTAACTCCATCCCTATCTATAAAAAAAATGACCTCATTAGTATGGGACAACTAGTTTATTTTCTGTTATTTAACAAACAACTATCTCCATTAACTATTAAAGAACAATCACTTAATACGTTAATCTTAGAAAATGATATTGATTTCGAGCTTTCAATTAAACGTCTTAATGAACAATTACATCATGATATTTTATTAGAAAATAAATTTAATGAATATATAAAACAAGGAGATATTGATAGTATAAAAAATATTTTTAAAAATACAATTGATTTAGAAAAAGTTGGGGTAGTTATGCCTGATAATCTTACTCGTAATGATAAAAATTTAGCTATTTCTGCAGTAGCCATAGCGAGTAGATCAGCAATCGAAGGTGGATTACACTATGAAGTAGCTTACTCAATGAGTGATATACTCATCCAAAAGATAGAGGTAGAAAAGGAAATTGACTTATTAAAATCAGTAGAATATATATTTATAGAATTTGCTAATCAAGTAAAAAAATTAAATAGTGATAAATATTCACAGCCCATTAATTTAGTGCAACAATATATTTATAACCATTTATATCAACTTTTAACTTTAGATATATTAGCAAAGCATGTAAATTTAAGTTCAAAATATTTATCTCATTTATTCAAGAAAGAAGTTGGTATTACGATAAGTGCCTATATTACAGAGAAAAAACTAGAAGAAGCTAAATTATGGCTAGATAACTCAAGTTTATCCATTTCTGAAATAGCTCATCAGCTCAGCTTTTCAGATCAAAGCTACTTTATTAAAGTTTTCAAACGTTCTATTGGACTAACTCCAAAACAATACCGCTTAAAAAATTATAAAACATAA
- the thiW gene encoding energy coupling factor transporter S component ThiW — protein sequence MKSIKTKRLTLTAIFIAINVVLSSIIVIPLGPIKAAPIQHLINVLCAVFVGPWFGLAQAFISSVLRMIFGTGSFFAFPGSMVGVLLASGFYHYRKHIFMAAVGEVIGTGIIGSIVCIPLAWILGFSNFAIKPLMLAFIVSSIIGAIISYILLMILKRKGILKRFL from the coding sequence ATGAAGTCAATTAAGACGAAAAGGTTAACGTTAACCGCAATATTCATCGCTATCAATGTAGTGTTGAGTAGTATTATTGTCATTCCGTTAGGCCCGATTAAAGCAGCACCTATTCAACATTTAATTAATGTACTATGTGCCGTGTTTGTTGGCCCTTGGTTTGGACTAGCTCAAGCATTTATTTCTTCTGTATTACGTATGATTTTTGGTACTGGTAGCTTCTTCGCCTTTCCTGGAAGTATGGTAGGTGTACTACTCGCAAGTGGTTTTTACCATTACCGTAAGCATATCTTTATGGCTGCGGTAGGGGAAGTGATAGGGACAGGTATTATTGGTAGTATAGTTTGTATTCCATTAGCCTGGATACTTGGCTTTTCTAACTTTGCTATTAAACCGTTAATGTTAGCATTTATCGTTTCAAGCATTATTGGTGCTATCATCAGTTATATATTATTAATGATATTGAAAAGAAAAGGTATATTAAAACGCTTCTTATAA
- a CDS encoding RicAFT regulatory complex protein RicA family protein: MYEKDDILAEANRISERIKSLDTVKDYHTVEQQIHYNKNIEQRMKDLKKTQKQSVNLQNYGKTEALKQSEGKIQGIEQDINVLPIVEEFRESQTEANDLLQMMISTMSDRLNQHEQNED; encoded by the coding sequence ATGTATGAAAAAGATGACATATTAGCTGAAGCAAATCGCATTAGTGAACGAATCAAATCATTGGATACAGTTAAAGATTATCACACTGTTGAACAACAAATTCATTACAATAAAAATATTGAACAACGCATGAAAGATTTAAAAAAAACACAAAAGCAATCCGTAAATTTACAAAATTACGGTAAAACAGAAGCTTTAAAACAATCTGAAGGTAAAATACAAGGTATTGAGCAAGATATTAATGTTCTACCGATAGTGGAAGAATTCAGAGAATCGCAAACTGAAGCCAACGATTTATTACAAATGATGATAAGTACAATGTCTGATCGTTTGAATCAACATGAGCAAAATGAGGACTAG
- the miaB gene encoding tRNA (N6-isopentenyl adenosine(37)-C2)-methylthiotransferase MiaB, whose protein sequence is MNEEQRKSTSIDILAERDKKTKDYSKYFEHVYQPPSLKEARKRGKEEVNYNRDFHIDEKFRNMGQGKTFLIKTYGCQMNAHDTEVMAGILGALGYTATEDINHADVILINTCAIRENAESKVFSEIGNLKHLKREKPETVIGVCGCMSQEESVVNKILKSYQNVDIIFGTHNIHRLPEILEEAYLSKAMVVEVWSKEGDVIENLPKVRKGNIKAWVNIMYGCDKFCTYCIVPFTRGKERSRRPEDIIAEVRDLARQGYQEITLLGQNVNAYGKDIEGLEYGLGDLLEDITQIDIPRVRFTTSHPWDFTDRMIEVIANGGNIVPHVHLPVQSGNNAVLKIMGRKYTRESYLDLVNRIKMKIPNVALTTDIIVGYPNETEAQFEETLTLYDEVEFEHAYTYIYSQRDGTPAAKMKDNVPLEVKKDRLQQLNKKVAYYSEQAMKQYEGKVIQVLCEGSSKKDNAVLAGYTSKNKLVNFKAPKEMIGRIVDVQVDEAKQFSLNGTFLRASEKAVVTQ, encoded by the coding sequence GTGAATGAAGAGCAAAGAAAAAGTACTTCTATAGATATTTTAGCCGAACGAGATAAGAAGACTAAAGATTATAGCAAGTATTTTGAGCATGTCTATCAACCACCAAGTTTAAAGGAAGCACGTAAACGTGGTAAAGAAGAAGTGAACTATAACCGTGATTTCCACATAGATGAAAAATTCCGCAATATGGGTCAAGGGAAGACCTTCTTAATTAAAACATATGGTTGTCAAATGAACGCGCATGATACAGAAGTCATGGCTGGTATTTTAGGCGCTTTAGGTTATACTGCTACAGAAGATATTAATCATGCTGATGTGATTTTAATTAACACATGTGCAATACGTGAAAATGCAGAGAGTAAAGTGTTTAGTGAAATTGGTAATTTAAAACACTTAAAACGAGAAAAGCCAGAAACAGTTATCGGTGTATGTGGTTGTATGTCACAAGAAGAATCAGTTGTTAACAAAATTCTTAAATCATACCAGAACGTTGATATTATTTTCGGAACACATAATATTCATCGTTTACCAGAAATTTTAGAAGAAGCTTATTTATCAAAAGCGATGGTAGTAGAAGTATGGTCAAAAGAAGGAGACGTTATTGAAAACCTTCCTAAAGTAAGAAAAGGTAATATTAAAGCTTGGGTAAATATTATGTATGGCTGTGATAAATTCTGTACATATTGTATTGTGCCTTTTACAAGAGGTAAAGAGCGTAGTAGACGTCCAGAAGATATCATTGCTGAAGTGAGAGATTTAGCACGCCAAGGTTATCAAGAAATTACGTTGCTGGGTCAAAACGTTAATGCTTATGGTAAAGATATAGAGGGCTTAGAATATGGTTTGGGTGATTTATTAGAAGATATTACACAAATTGATATACCAAGAGTGAGATTTACTACAAGTCATCCTTGGGACTTTACGGATCGTATGATTGAAGTTATTGCGAACGGGGGCAATATTGTACCTCACGTACATTTACCAGTTCAATCAGGTAACAACGCAGTATTAAAAATTATGGGACGTAAATATACACGTGAAAGCTATTTAGATTTAGTAAATAGAATTAAAATGAAGATACCTAACGTGGCATTGACTACAGATATTATCGTAGGTTATCCAAATGAAACTGAAGCACAATTTGAAGAAACTTTAACATTGTATGACGAAGTTGAATTTGAACATGCATATACTTATATTTATTCACAAAGAGATGGTACACCAGCAGCGAAGATGAAAGATAATGTGCCTTTAGAAGTGAAGAAAGATAGATTACAACAATTAAATAAAAAAGTGGCTTATTATTCAGAACAAGCTATGAAGCAATATGAAGGCAAAGTAATCCAAGTATTGTGTGAAGGTTCCAGTAAGAAGGATAATGCTGTGTTAGCGGGTTATACTTCTAAAAATAAACTTGTTAACTTCAAAGCGCCTAAAGAAATGATAGGCAGAATTGTTGATGTACAAGTTGACGAAGCGAAGCAATTTTCATTAAACGGTACATTTTTACGTGCGAGTGAAAAAGCAGTGGTGACTCAATAA
- a CDS encoding thiamine-binding protein: MHDTLMSVQIIPKTANGEDVIPYVDEAIKIIDDSGLAYRVGPLETTVQGEMNECLILIQKLNERMVELEIPSTISQVKFYHVPEGITIETLTGKYDEI; this comes from the coding sequence ATGCATGATACGTTAATGAGTGTCCAAATTATTCCGAAAACTGCTAATGGTGAAGATGTTATACCTTATGTTGATGAAGCGATAAAAATAATTGATGATTCTGGTTTGGCTTATAGAGTTGGACCACTAGAAACGACAGTACAAGGTGAGATGAATGAATGTTTGATCTTGATTCAAAAGTTAAATGAGCGTATGGTCGAATTGGAGATACCGAGTACGATTAGTCAGGTTAAGTTTTATCATGTTCCTGAAGGTATTACAATCGAGACACTTACTGGAAAATATGACGAAATTTAA
- a CDS encoding NAD(P)/FAD-dependent oxidoreductase codes for MDYEIIVIGGGPAGLSAALNFGRGMMHTLVIDEDKPRNRVTSESHGYLTQDGISPTEFKQKAKQDIAKYKDVSFLAERVLDIKENDDGFEVFTPGQSFTARQVLLATGLRERGPDIPSFNEFYGQSIFYCPWCDGYEMRHRKLAIIYTVERMAHMVKLLSNFSKDLIVFTNGESVTTEDKAWLKAKNIDIYTDFIADLNGENGQLTHITLANDEKVEVEGGFSQMQWDTHFDFLKNLSLERDENEKFEVNAFGETSIKHFYIAGETKDNFAGQIIDAAANGGMVAKMIMMTQINEDF; via the coding sequence ATGGATTATGAAATCATAGTTATTGGTGGCGGTCCTGCTGGCTTAAGCGCAGCATTGAATTTTGGAAGAGGTATGATGCATACATTGGTTATTGATGAGGATAAACCACGAAATCGAGTGACATCAGAATCACATGGTTATTTAACGCAAGATGGTATTTCACCAACTGAATTCAAACAAAAAGCAAAACAAGATATTGCTAAATACAAAGATGTATCATTTTTAGCAGAACGTGTTTTAGATATTAAGGAAAACGATGACGGATTTGAAGTTTTTACCCCAGGACAATCATTTACAGCAAGACAAGTGTTACTCGCAACAGGTTTAAGAGAACGAGGACCAGACATACCTAGTTTCAATGAATTTTATGGACAATCAATATTTTATTGTCCGTGGTGTGATGGCTATGAAATGCGTCACCGTAAATTGGCTATCATTTATACAGTTGAGAGGATGGCACATATGGTTAAATTATTAAGTAACTTTTCAAAAGATCTTATCGTTTTTACAAATGGTGAAAGTGTTACAACCGAAGATAAAGCATGGCTTAAAGCTAAAAACATTGATATATATACCGATTTCATTGCTGATTTAAATGGTGAAAATGGTCAATTGACTCATATTACATTAGCAAATGATGAAAAAGTTGAAGTTGAAGGTGGATTTAGCCAAATGCAATGGGATACTCATTTTGATTTCTTGAAAAATTTGAGTTTAGAGCGTGATGAAAATGAAAAATTTGAAGTCAATGCATTTGGTGAAACTTCAATTAAGCATTTTTATATTGCAGGAGAAACGAAAGATAATTTCGCTGGCCAAATTATAGATGCAGCGGCCAATGGCGGTATGGTTGCTAAAATGATAATGATGACACAAATCAATGAAGATTTTTAA
- a CDS encoding RrF2 family transcriptional regulator, whose protein sequence is MKCSKATDYALHALLFMIKSNGDSKRIPVQDLAAALKVSTTYLSKILTRLVKAGIISANSGAKGGYQLKNGWQEVSIYEIIVTIDGKQSLLEDSFNHGEGCSIKQIMDEAERSLINNLEQKKLKDLA, encoded by the coding sequence ATGAAATGTTCTAAGGCAACAGATTATGCATTACACGCTTTATTATTTATGATAAAAAGTAACGGTGATTCAAAAAGAATACCAGTACAAGACTTAGCAGCTGCATTGAAAGTTTCTACTACTTATTTATCTAAAATTTTAACACGACTTGTAAAAGCTGGGATAATTTCAGCAAATAGTGGTGCTAAAGGCGGCTATCAATTAAAAAATGGATGGCAAGAGGTTTCAATATATGAAATTATTGTAACTATTGATGGCAAACAAAGCTTACTAGAAGATAGTTTTAACCATGGTGAAGGTTGTTCTATTAAACAAATCATGGATGAAGCGGAACGTAGTTTAATAAATAATTTAGAACAAAAAAAATTAAAGGACTTAGCTTAA
- a CDS encoding poly-gamma-glutamate hydrolase family protein, with protein sequence MIDQFNSMTELMLHTSEGEDWEIHTRQTAQPMIITAVHGGAIERGTTELAQSISERGNYDFYTFKGVRHNKNHELHVTSRHFDEPKLLQMINDNRHAISVHGCMGDKPEVYIGGRDQALINYIKQYLSEINIIVKDAPAHISGLHDDNFVNCCQHKAGVQLEITARLRKKFFINKRYNLYDRENRDNWSPLMTNFTQAIVDAVNHYQHEPN encoded by the coding sequence ATGATAGACCAATTTAATTCAATGACTGAACTTATGTTACATACAAGTGAAGGTGAAGATTGGGAAATTCATACGCGGCAAACAGCTCAGCCAATGATTATTACGGCAGTCCATGGTGGGGCGATTGAACGTGGAACAACTGAACTTGCTCAATCTATAAGCGAACGCGGTAACTATGATTTTTATACTTTTAAAGGGGTACGCCACAATAAAAATCACGAACTACATGTGACATCAAGACATTTCGATGAGCCCAAACTTTTACAAATGATCAATGACAATAGACATGCGATTTCTGTTCACGGTTGTATGGGTGATAAACCAGAAGTATATATTGGTGGAAGAGATCAAGCACTGATAAATTATATTAAACAATATTTATCTGAAATTAATATCATCGTTAAAGATGCGCCAGCTCATATTTCTGGACTTCACGATGATAATTTTGTTAATTGTTGTCAACACAAAGCTGGCGTTCAGCTAGAAATAACTGCGCGTCTAAGAAAAAAATTCTTTATTAACAAAAGATATAATCTTTATGATAGGGAAAATCGAGATAATTGGTCTCCATTAATGACTAATTTTACGCAAGCAATTGTTGACGCTGTAAACCATTATCAACATGAGCCCAATTAA
- a CDS encoding 2-oxoacid:ferredoxin oxidoreductase subunit beta, with amino-acid sequence MATFKDFRNNVKPNWCPGCGDFSVQAAIQKAAANIGLEPEEVAIITGIGCSGRLSGYVNSYGVHGIHGRSLPLAQGVKMANKDLTVIASGGDGDGYAIGMGHTVHALRRNMNMTYIVMDNQIYGLTKGQTSPSSAPGFVTKSTPKGNIEQNVKPLELALSSGATFVAQGFSSDIKGLTKMLEDAINHDGFSFVNVFSPCVTYNKVNTYDWFKENLTSIEDIEGFDVTDKSKATQKVLEYDSLIKGIVYQDTETPSYESQIEEMEDTPLAKRDIHIDETQFNELTKQFV; translated from the coding sequence ATGGCAACGTTTAAAGATTTTAGAAATAATGTTAAGCCCAATTGGTGCCCAGGTTGTGGAGATTTTTCAGTCCAAGCAGCGATTCAAAAAGCAGCAGCCAATATTGGCTTGGAACCTGAAGAAGTAGCAATCATTACTGGTATCGGCTGTTCAGGTCGTTTATCTGGCTATGTGAATTCTTATGGTGTACATGGTATACATGGTCGTTCATTACCATTAGCACAAGGCGTGAAAATGGCGAACAAAGACTTGACTGTTATTGCTTCCGGAGGAGATGGTGACGGTTATGCAATAGGTATGGGCCATACCGTTCATGCATTGCGTAGAAATATGAACATGACATATATTGTAATGGATAACCAAATTTATGGACTGACTAAAGGTCAAACATCACCTTCATCAGCGCCAGGTTTTGTTACAAAATCAACACCAAAAGGAAATATCGAGCAAAATGTTAAACCATTAGAGCTCGCGTTATCTTCTGGGGCAACATTTGTAGCACAAGGTTTCTCAAGTGATATAAAAGGACTTACAAAAATGCTTGAAGATGCTATTAACCACGACGGTTTTTCATTTGTGAACGTCTTTTCACCATGTGTCACATATAATAAAGTGAATACTTATGATTGGTTTAAAGAAAACCTTACAAGCATTGAAGATATAGAAGGTTTTGATGTTACAGATAAAAGTAAAGCAACACAAAAAGTTTTAGAGTATGATTCGCTAATTAAAGGCATTGTTTATCAAGATACTGAAACACCTTCATATGAATCTCAAATTGAAGAAATGGAAGATACGCCATTAGCTAAAAGAGATATTCATATTGATGAAACGCAATTCAATGAATTAACAAAACAATTTGTTTAA